Proteins encoded in a region of the Myxococcus virescens genome:
- a CDS encoding integrase core domain-containing protein gives MPSAARCPWQNPYAERVIGSIRRELLDHVVVLNETHARRLLREYQRYYNASRAHLSLGKDAPETREMQGLGHGAKVIELREVFGLHHRYERRAA, from the coding sequence GTGCCGAGTGCAGCACGGTGTCCGTGGCAGAATCCCTATGCGGAGAGAGTCATCGGCTCGATACGTAGGGAGCTGCTGGACCATGTCGTCGTCCTGAACGAAACTCACGCTCGGCGCCTGCTGCGCGAGTACCAGCGCTACTACAACGCGAGCCGGGCGCACCTGTCGCTCGGGAAAGATGCGCCCGAGACGCGTGAGATGCAGGGCCTGGGGCACGGAGCCAAGGTGATAGAGCTACGGGAAGTCTTCGGGCTCCACCACCGGTACGAGCGCCGCGCTGCGTAG